One Coturnix japonica isolate 7356 chromosome 20, Coturnix japonica 2.1, whole genome shotgun sequence genomic window carries:
- the LOC107322910 gene encoding protein-glutamine gamma-glutamyltransferase E-like produces the protein MGQAATQPSTDWHVKENGREHHTSKFSSKELVVRRGQAFVITFNGIEQPEQTLTFIAETGPKPSKQAKTLATFGISSTASKESWSAVLQSTSSNSVSVSISSPPNAVIGRYKLSVQSTSTGSSSPEALGTFVLLFNPWSSGDDVFMPNKAECEEYVLEEFGIIFAGNSYHINSFGWNYGQFQADILNICLAMLDRSLNYRQDPATDVSHRHDPKYLGRVLSAMVNANDDQGVVRGNWSGNYEGGKSPSSWTGSGEILQNWKQSGFKPVRYGQCWVFAAVLTTVLRCLGIPTRTVTNFSSAHDADGNLRVDEFYDASGNHLNEGADSVWNFHVWNESWFSRSDLGPSYSGWQILDATPQEESGGIYQCGPASRNAVKEGDVDLDYDCPFVFAEVNADCMYWNYDPATRKKTLLFNKSTVIGQLISTKAVGRDDRIDITSDYKYEEGSKKERDTFKKARKKLGLEDKFDPTAPTPKEIEQKPDISGRFKMAGPLEVGKDLDLILVLTNLQSEVKSVNVNMTAWSTMYTRKPVREIWKDSLSVSLSPEEEKHFPIKISYAEYQQQLTTDNAIEVTALCNVEGGIQVLVQRHIALDNPAIEIQVLGEAKVNKEVDVEVVFTNPIDIEVKDCVLQVEGSDLLRGILKIEVPPLKAREISSMKFKLTPFETGSKHLLVNFSCDKFADIKAFKTVKVID, from the exons ATGGGCCAAG CTGCGACGCAGCCAAGTACTGACTGGCACGTGAAAGAAAATGGGAGAGAGCACCACACAAGTAAATTTTCTAGCAAAGAGTTGGTTGTGAGGAGAGGTCAGGCCTTTGTAATCACCTTCAATGGAATAGAACAGCCTGAGCAAACCTTAACATTCATCGCAGAAACAG gCCCAAAACCCTCCAAGCAGGCCAAGACCCTAGCCACGTTTGGTAtctccagcacagcaagcaaGGAGAGCTGGAGTGCAGTTCTTCAGTCCACCAGTTCCAACTCTGTGAGCGTCTCCATCTCCAGCCCACCTAATGCTGTCATCGGACGTTACAAGCTGAGTGTTCAAAGTACTTCAACTGGCAGCTCGTCTCCAGAAGCCCTTGGcacttttgttttgctcttcaaCCCTTGGTCTTCAG GTGATGATGTGTTCATGCCTAATAAGGCTGAGTGTGAGGAATACGTGCTAGAAGAGTTTGGTATCATTTTTGCAGGCAACAGTTATCATATCAACAGTTTTGGATGGAACTATGGCCAG TTTCAAGCAGATATCCTCAATATTTGCCTTGCCATGCTGGATCGAAGCTTGAACTACCGTCAGGATCCTGCCACAGATGTATCGCACCGACATGATCCCAAGTATCTGGGCCGTGTTCTCAGTGCAATG GTTAATGCCAATGATGACCAAGGGGTGGTACGGGGAAACTGGAGTGGAAATTATGAGGGTGGGAAAAGTCCAAGCAGCTGGACTGGAAGTGGTGAAATCCTGCAAAACTGGAAGCAATCAGGATTCAAGCCTGTTAGATACGGACAGTGTTGGGTTTTTGCAGCAGTATTAACCACAG TGCTTAGATGTCTAGGGATTCCCACTCGCACAGTTACAAACTTCAGCTCTGCCCATGATGCAGATGGAAACCTGCGTGTGGATGAGTTTTACGATGCTTCTGGAAATCATTTGAATGAGGGAGCTGACAGTGTCTG GAATTTCCACGTCTGGAATGAAAGCTGGTTTTCCCGCAGTGACTTGGGCCCTTCATACAGTGGATGGCAAATTCTGGATGCAACTCCCCAAGAAGAGAGTGGAG GAATTTATCAGTGTGGTCCTGCCTCAAGGAATGCCGTCAAAGAAGGAGATGTAGATCTGGACTACGACTGTCCGTTTGTATTTGCAGAAGTGAATGCAGACTGTATGTACTGGAATTATGATCCTGcaactagaaagaaaacattattattcAACAAGTCAACAGTAATCGGCCAACTCATCAGCACAAAGGCAGTTGGTAGAGATGATCGTATAGATATCACCAGTGATTACAAATATGAAGAAG GctctaaaaaagaaagagatacttttaaaaaagcacGTAAAAAGCTGGGACTTGAGGATAAGTTTGATCCTACAGCACCAACACCAAAGGAAATTGAACAAAAGCCTGATATCTCAGGAAGGTTTAAAATGGCCGGTCCTTTAGAAGTTGGCAAAGACCTCGATTTAATTCTGGTTCTTACAAATTTACAATCGGAAGTTAAATCTGTTAATGTAAATATGACTGCTTGGAGCACCATGTACACAAGAAAACCAGTTCGTGAGATCTGGAAGGACtccctttctgtctctctgtctcCTGAGGAAG AGAAACATTTTCCCATTAAGATATCTTATGCTGAATATCAGCAGCAGTTAACTACAGATAATGCGATTGAAGTAACAGCTTTATGTAATGTAGAAGGTGGGATTCAAGTACTGGTACAAAGACATATTGCCCTGGACAACCCTGCCATTGAGATACAG gTACTTGGTGAGGCAAAAGTGAATAAAGAAGTGGATGTGGAAGTGGTATTTACCAATCCTATTGATATAGAAGTGAAGGACTGTGTGCTGCAGGTAGAAGGCAGTGACCTGCTGAGAGGAATCCTTAAGATAGA AGTACCACCACTGAAAGCCAGAGAGATATCCAGTATGAAATTTAAACTTACCCCTTTTGAGACGGGCTCCAAACATCTGCTTGTTAATTTCTCCTGTGATAAATTTGCAGATATCAAGGCCTTTAAAACTGTAAAGGTGATTGACTAA